CCCGGATCCACCTCGGGCAGCGAACCGACGTCGACGCCGTGATCGCCGAGTCCCTCGAGGAGGCCGGCCTGCCCGCTGAACTCGCTGACGAGGCACCGGATGCCGCTGGCGGGGCACCGTTCCGTTTCGAGACCGAACTGCGGGCCTCCCACTCGAGCGGCATCGACCTCGTCGGGCAGGACGTCGGCACGCCCATCCTCTCGGTCGACGGGATCGCCTTCTTCGGGCCGGTCATCTCCCCTGCCCCGACCGGCGACGTGGCGCTGAAGCTGTGGGACGGCATCGTCGCCGCGGCGAGCTACGACGGCTTCTTCGAGCTCAAGCGGAGCCGCACGCGCGACCCGATCTTCAGCTGATCGGCAGCGTGGGCATCCCCGTTTTCACCCGGCTTCGCATAGCGTAGAACCATGAAACGATCGCTGCGCCTCGTCGTCGCCGCCGCCCTGGCGGTCTCGGCGGGTGTCGCGATGCCCGTCGCGGCCTCCGCATCGCCCGCCGAGAGCGGGTCAGTGAGCACCTCCGCAAGGTCCGCAGCGACGACGACAGCGACGGGTGCGGCGGCCACCCCGGGCATCCTCTCGCTGGCCGTGCATGCCGCCGCCGTACGCACGGACTACCCCAGCTGGGACGACGTCAACGCCGCGAAGCAGAACGAGGCGACGAAGGCCGCCGAGGTGCAGAACATCACCGGGCTGATCGGCGAACTCCAGCAGCAGGCGGCCGAGCTCGGCGACGTGGCGGTGCAGAAGGGCAACGAATACCTGAACGCGCAGGCCGCCCTGCAGTCCGCGACACAGACGGCAGACGACTCGCGCCAGCGCGCCGACGAGGCCACGGCGAAAGCCGCCTCGGCGAAGACGCAGTTCGCCCAGCTCACCGTCGAGCTGTATCGCTCGGGCGGCAACCAGACGGCGAACCTGTTTCTCAGCGGGTCGCAGGCCGGCACCCTGCTCGACCAGCTCGGCACGCTGAGCAAGCTCACCGAGCAGTCCGCCCGGCTCAGTTCCCTCGCGACCTCGACCCAGAACCTCGCAACCACCCTGAACTCGCAGGCGGCGATCGCCGAAGAGGCCCGCACCCAGCTGGCGGACGCCGCGCAGCAGGCCTCGGCCGACGCCCAGGCCGCCGAACAGGCTGCCGATGCCGAGGTCTCCGCCCAGCAGGCGCAGAGCGACATCCTCTTCGCCCAGCTCGCCAGCCTGAAGGACACCACCGCCGCGGTCGAGCAGAACTACCAGCTGGGCGTGCAAGCGGCGAAGGATGCCGCTGCCGCAGCGGCCGCGAAGGAGGAGGCCGCGAACCAGGGCGACGGCAACGGCAACGACAGCAGCGCTCCCCCGGCCGGCCTCGTCAGCGACCCCCAGGGCGCGAAGAACTATGCGCAGGCCCAGGTGAGTGCGCGCGGCTGGGGTTCCGACCAGTTCCAGTGCCTCGTGAACCTGTGGAACCGCGAATCGGGCTGGCGCCTGAACGCCTACAACGAGTCGAGCGGTGCGTACGGCATCCCGCAGTCGCTGCCGGGCAACAAGATGGCCTCGGCCGGGGCCGACTGGCGCACGAACGCCGCCACGCAGGTCAACTGGGGCCTAGCCTACATCTCCGGCCGATACGGCAACCCCTGCGGCGCGTGGGCGCACTCGCAGAACACGAACCCGCACTGGTACTGAGCGGCCCAGAACCTACGGCTTCAGGAAGACGTCGTCGAGCGTCACTGTCTGCAATCCTCTGCTCTGGATGATCTGCTGCAGTTCCGGGAAGACCTTCGTCACCGGGTCGTAGTTCAGGTGCCCGATGACGATGTGCTGCGGGAGGAACCACTCGTCCGCGAACCCGACGATCTGGTCGGGGGTGATGTGACTCGAGTCGGAGAGCGACCCGTACCAGAGCACCGGTGTCGTGTAGCCGATGCTCGCGGCGAGCCGGTCGGTGCGGTGGTTGCGGTACCCGTAGGGCGGGCGGTAGTACGGGCGCACATCCACGCCGTAGGTGTCTTCAAGGAAGTCGTGGTTCTTCTGCAACTGCTCGATGACCTCGTCGTCGGAGGCCTCGGTGAGGTCGACGTGGTTGAAGGTGTGGTTGCCGAGCTGGATCTGGCCGGAGGCCACGAGGGGGCGGAGCAGTTCGGCGTTCTCCGTCCAGCCCTCGCGGGAGCCGTTTGCGAAGAAAGTCAGCCGGGTGCCCGACGCCTGGGCGAACTCGACATAGCGGCGGATGACGTCGCTGTCGGAGCCGTCGTCGACCGTCCAGGCGAGGAGGTCGCCGGTGCCGGGGAGTTCGGTGAGGGCCCCGTCTGGCAGGGCGACCCTCTCGAGGTGCGGGCCGGTGGGGGTGGGTGTCGGGGTGGGAGTGGGCGTCGGGGTCGGTTTCGGCGTGAAGCTCGGCTTCGGAGTCGCGGTCGGTGTCGCGGAAGCGCCGGTCGACGGGCCGGCGGGAGGCGTCTGGCCGACCGCACAGGCTGTCAGCGTGGAAGCGACACCTGCTGCGGCTAGGGTGAGGAAGAGGCGACGCTGCACGCCTAAACCGTAGTGGCCCGGAGGGTTTGATGAGCAAGCTTCACGGCGACGACGCGTCCGATGACGCGAACGGGCCTTTCGACGGCCACGGAAGTCGCGGCAGGTCACCGATCGAGGCGCTCGTGGGCGCT
Above is a genomic segment from Subtercola boreus containing:
- a CDS encoding DsbA family protein, with the translated sequence MMAEQTTRVEFWFDPSCPWAWMTSRWVDEVATHRDLDITWRIMSLAILNENNDVSEAYKAFFPRALRYAQLVAAVKELKGQEFVKPLYDALGTRIHLGQRTDVDAVIAESLEEAGLPAELADEAPDAAGGAPFRFETELRASHSSGIDLVGQDVGTPILSVDGIAFFGPVISPAPTGDVALKLWDGIVAAASYDGFFELKRSRTRDPIFS
- a CDS encoding polysaccharide deacetylase family protein, producing MQRRLFLTLAAAGVASTLTACAVGQTPPAGPSTGASATPTATPKPSFTPKPTPTPTPTPTPTPTGPHLERVALPDGALTELPGTGDLLAWTVDDGSDSDVIRRYVEFAQASGTRLTFFANGSREGWTENAELLRPLVASGQIQLGNHTFNHVDLTEASDDEVIEQLQKNHDFLEDTYGVDVRPYYRPPYGYRNHRTDRLAASIGYTTPVLWYGSLSDSSHITPDQIVGFADEWFLPQHIVIGHLNYDPVTKVFPELQQIIQSRGLQTVTLDDVFLKP